ACTAAAGGGTGGTGCTGGTAGTCTTTTACGGAATTTAAAAGACACCTCGAGCAAAATGATGCACACTGTGCAACAGAGCATGGCCAGAACAGAACTAGACGCGAGTTACTTAACGTCACGAATACTGATCATGCCATATCCGGCGGACGGTATAGAGTCTGCTTATAGAGCGAATCATGTAGAGGACGTCAGAGCGTTTCTTCAAGCGAGACACCCACCTCCGGCTCgaattcaattgtacaatttgtcTCGTGGTCGGCCGAACGTATCCAGGCTTCCTGGCAGGCATAtcgattgttcatttgcctatgctTCGTCGGATTCGAATGCCCCTCTGTTATCTGCGCTGTATCAAATTTGTCAGGACATTTATCAGTACTTAAAGGCAGACTTTAATCACGTGGTGGTGTTATACTGTACTGTAAGTATCATAGTATAAAAAATCAGAACGCAAATTTGCTGTTGACCATCTATTTTCTAGGACGGATATCGAGCAAGTGCTACAATTGCATGTACATTACTGATTTACGCTAGAGCGTTGACAACCCCTGAAGAGGCGATAGCGCTGTTCACTACTAGGCGCTGTCAGCCGCCCCAATTGCAACCTTCTGAACTACGTAGTATTAGCTATATGAGCTTACTAAGCGGCGGCGTACATCCGCATACCAAGCCATTGGCGCTACGTTCTTTAATTATACAACCGGTACCGTTGTTTACCAGAGCGAAAGACGGTTGCCGGCCGTACATAGACATTTATAGTAACGGTGCATTAGTGTTCTCCACTAAGCGACCAGAATACGAGGAGATGAGACTGTTTGGCATGATGGAGGGGAAGGTACCATTGACGCTGGGAAATGCGATGGTCCGCGGGGATTTCACCATAGTTCTGTATCATGCTCGGCAGCAGCTTGGCCGTGTAATAGGAATTAAGATCGCCTCTTTACACTTTCATACGGGCTACATACCGCCGACCGAGAACACTTTAACGTTTTTGAAGATAGATTTAGATGACGCTCCTGATGTTGGCGGCAAATTCCGTGTGATGTTAAACATTACGGTAGCCGAAGAGAACTCGAAATTAACCAGAGTACTAGCACCGTGGGAGGCAGAATTGGCCACATCGAGACCGGAACCGGATCCATTGTTCGGCTCCACTCTGGAGATGGAAGAAACATTGGAGAACTTTAGAACCGCTAAACCGGCAGAAGAGGTAAACCTTCGGAAAGTTATTCGACCACTTAGCGCTATCTATATCCCTCTAATGCCTTCTCATTGATCTGATTAGGTGGGAAAGGAACTGCCGACTGCGCCCGTGGCTATTGAAACGTCGAATAACGTTAACGTACCGGAAGAGATACCCCTTAATAAGGAGGAAGATGTAGAAGAAGAAGCAAAAGAGGAGGATGAACTACAGGAGGCCGATTTATTGAATTTAGGAATTCCAGAAACCAGTACCTTAAATACTCCGCGGCAAGCTAGCGCTGCTGCCACACCGGGATTAGATATCTTTTCGAATTCTAGTCAAAATGATAACGATCTCTTAGCAGGTTTCGGTGTTTTCGCGCAGCAGGAAACGGAAAACACAGTACCGACGATCAGCGATCCTGCCCAGGACGACCTGTTATTCGGACATGGTCATCAGCCTACTAAGAacgataatactaataataatatgaatgaCTTATTATTCAATCAGAGCCAGTCGACCGTTAAGCAAGAGGTGAATGACTTCTTGTTCGATCCTCTGGCCGGGAACGCAACAGCGAACAATCTTCTTGGAGGAGGCATGCAAAATGTTAAATCAAACCCCGCAAGATCTCCGAATGTCGAGGAGAACTTTCCCCGTAATTCTAGTGTACCGAACTTTGCTGCAACGCAGAACAAGGATCCGTTTGCGAATCTTGCTAATTCTTTAGGAGCCGGTTTGACATCTAGTTGGAACGGTACTCCGAGAAATTCGAATACTCCTTTATCCGCTAGTCCTGCGCCAGCTAGTACGCCAATCCATTCGAGTCCTAACACGCACAAATCCAATGTAACCGGTGAGACCAACACGGCAGACAACAACGGCAGCTCATCCGGCAATAAGCCGGCTAAATCAGGAGACGCGTTCGAGGATCTGCTAGGTAGTCAGGGATACAATTTCTTTAGTTCAAGGAAAGCTGAGAAGGATAGTCCAAAGACAATAAATCAGATGAGGAAGGTAGAGGCTGCAAAGACTATGGACCCGGATCGGTTGAAAATAGCAGAATGGACAGAGGGTAAAAAGGGGAATCTACGAGCTCTCCTCTGTTCAATGCATACTGTCTTATGGCCAGAAGCTGACAGGTGGCAGCGTTGCGAGATGCACCAATTGGTTTCAGCTGCAGATGTGAAGAAAGCGTACAGGAAAGCTTGTCTAGCAGTGCATCCCGACAAGGTAAAGTTAATTGTTGTATTAAGTGTGCTGTTCACAGAAGCCTTATCGAGAGAAAATTTCAACGACCATGTGTTCTACTTTCAGCAAGCAGGGACGGCCAACGAGAATATAGCAAAATTGATTTTTATGGAACTGAATAATGCCTGGAGCGCGTTCGAAAACGACGCTTCGCAGCAGAATTTATTTAGTTAATTTCAATGACTGTTACATGTTAAAGAAAATTCAAATCTATGTCCATGATTAAGGTAGTTCCTAGCGGAAAAACCCGAGAACATTATATTTAATTGTAAGACAACTACTCCGTGTTACATTCCAGCTATGTTGTCTTAGCTGTAGTGACAAAGAAGAAGTAATGAATTAATAGTAACGGCGATCGTTTAAGTTGAAGCTGCATTTGAATGGCTACTGTGTATATGCATCTTTATTATATAAAGCCTTGTAAGATCACTTATTCTGTTAAGCGTACTGCGGCATaagcatatatgtatataaagcaTATGTAAATTAAGGAAGATTCCAAATATATATGAACATATTTTCCGGCCAAACACCTATTTGCACTCTACTCTCTTACTATAGCAAACGTAATAGTGTCGACGACGTAAAAGAGAAAGTAGTActatttgaatttgaattttaaaaattgtCTGTGCCAATGAATTCAagatataaaacatatatatcaATGATCGATACTTATAACTATTGATATCTAAATTTGTTAATCAGGATTGTTTCAGGATTAATTTTTGATCGATTAATGCTAGACTTAGCATCAATTTGAACAATTGCACCCGTTCGAAAGGATTAACCTACTATAAAGTCGTGCAACTCTGAGCcatatactatatgtatattttttaagtGTTTTTCTATAAAAACCTCATGTAACACTCTTTCGTAACCAAGGAGTTTGTTTACAGTGTAATTTACTGTTTCCTGTTTCACCCACCAGAGTACTTATTGTTCAAAATTTGTTATAAAAGGGTAAGTATGTATGTGTACATACATAGTTCTGGTACTCAAGGTCGCACGAAGGTCATGATATTATAGGTCGCTAGATTCGTCTTAACCTTGGCTATTACGTGACGGTAATAAAAATATGTTGTAGTTCCTCTGAAAAAAACATCGATGATCTCGTTGAACGTCGACAAATACATATGTTTGTGAGAAAAGAAATGATTCGCATTGTGATGTATCCTCTTCGAGTAGAAACTAGAAAATGCATTCCTAGAGCATCGTGAATATATCGTTAACACTACGGAGATGCATATCGTTTTGTAACAGAGTtactgggacaccctgtatacatagaCAGTATTCTGCGCGAGTGGTGTGGGTCGAAATTTTAAGGGAGGGGCTGCTCGGAAATGGCTGTTATACATGGGCACGGGGTAGGACGTCCAGAAGAGAGCGAGTGACGCGGTTCATCCCTGTCTTCCACATTGACCAATTGACATTATTTTGCAACAATTGATACGGTTACCTAATCGATAGGCTATTATGTGGCGGTTAAGAAGCAATCCTCGGACTTTTCTTCACCCACCTCCGGATCTGCTCCATACGATTCACTTCGGTAAAAGGTAAATTCTGCTTTTTTCCCCTCTCTATTAGTGCGTTCGAACGTTCTGAcagaaaagaaaaatttatcGGTGTTCCGTGAACTTTCACCGATTTCGTGTGCGAAACATTACGCGGATGTGAAACTTCTGTGCTAAACttaattttcatcttttcgAGAAAAGTTGTAACAGTTCGAAACAGAAGATCGCGCGACGTTACCAAGAGGAAGTATGAGATAAAAAGGGTCGTCTCCCTGCTGAACGCACGGCTAGCTTTTAGGTAATAAGATAATTCATAATGGTGCCCCTGTCCGTACGAAACTATCCCGAAAGTATGAGATATTTTTTATGAACAAACAAATCGTTACAGTGGTCTGTAACGCGTGCAGAAAAAACAATTACACGCACATACGTGCACGAGTGTaagatacatatatgtataccatATGCGaatattacatataatgtatatacatatgtgtatatctatatgttttttttttataaatatataatatgctTATCGTATACACGTACACAACTTATTCTTAACTATTTTGCTTTTGATATTTATAGATTAGAGCCATATGCAGACAATGAGAGCCAGAAAAGTTAAGTGAATCAAAAAGAGAGGAAAGCTCTGAAGACTTGAAGATGTTTGGCTCTTCTTGGAAGAGAGCGTTCCTCTTTTTATTGAGTGTTTCGTATTGCTCTATAGTCCTGTGCGGCACAAATGTTACCAGGACTGCAAGAGCTTACAGAGGACGACTTCAGTCACCTCACTTGTCATGGCGTGTAGTCTTGTGTGTAACACAGCCACAAAGCTCTTATAAATCAGATATTCAGAAAGCATGGGAGAAAGCAAAATTACAATCCTCTCATGTGGATATGAATCTGTCTTACATGGAAGATTCGCCCAAGACAGAGTCACCGACGTATCCTCTATCGTTTCTAAACAAATTCTGTACCGATATTAAAGGCGGCAAGACCGTGTTAAGCCTTATCATTGGGGGTGGATCAGCTGCCAGGTTTCTGGTAACAGCAGCGGCCGCTTTGAATCTTCCAACATTATGGATGCCGTTCAGTCACGAGGATTATCTACAACAAGTATGCCTTTTTCTGCTGGTATAACTTTTCTGCGCTTACTGATAATGATCGTTTACAGGGGAATCTTGCGCTATATGAAAGTCGTATAGGCTCGAGCACGAGGGAAGTAGGAGCAGCTGCTGCTGCTTTAATGCACAGGGCGAACTGGCACGCGTTTACTCTCCTCATCGATACCACGTTGCTTCCAGTCAGTCATCTTTTGCAGTCTAATCAACCAACATTAACACCTAGAACCATCATACACCTTCCAACGAACGACAAAACGTTAAGAATGAGATTGAGGAGGGTAGCAGAGGAAGGAGGAACTGGGGGCGTAATAGTGATGGGTTGCGACTTAAACAACGCTCGAAGAATACTCGCCGCGGCTGGTAAATTCGAGATGCTCGGTGGAAGATTCTTATGGCTCTGGCTAGACCTTAAAGTCGAATTAAGACCGAACGAGCCGAATATCATCAGCTCGCATATTATACACAATTCTAGAGCAGCGATCGCGACGAACGAGAATCCAGTTCCGATAGAGAACACTAATAGAAACACCCATCTTGTTGCTGAAACTCAATTGGCAATGAATGCTCTACCAAGTTTGGCCAATGATATACAGAAACTACAAGAGTACAGATGGCAGAACGACCAGAGCTCTGCGTTTAAGCAAGAAGACAAGGCTTTTGGTtttgacgacgacgacgagatcTTTGTAGCAACGGACAAAGAATTGAATTCCAAAGTTTTTATGCCGGTTGGTATGCTCGCATTGAGACCGTCCAACATAAAATTAATGGGCAGCGATACGATATTATCGAGAATGATGAGAGAGACTTTTCAAGCTCTAGACGAGACATTCTTCGAGATGAAGTCCAAGCTAAGTACTCTGAGAGAGTCACAGCTAAATGATAACTTCATTCCAGAGTGTTTTCCTGGGAGCAGAGCGAAATTTCTGAACAGCGAAGTAAGAAGAAACGTTTCTAAGACATTAACGCGGAAACTAAGACTATCTGTAGGCCAAATGTCCAAAGACAAAGCTAAATTTCATTTACTAAATTTGCAAGCCATAAGATTTCCAGGGAATAAGACTCAATTGAGGTATACGTAAtccttttcatttttctttacagGGAGAATTATCTGAACTTGAATATTATTTTGTTCCTTATAGATGGACTAAAGTGGGAACTGTTAAAGGTGGAAAAGAGGTTTATCTCGACAGCATCATTTGGCCCGGGGGTGGAATCGTGCCAGCTTACCTCGAGCAAGGAGGAGAGAAGATAGGCATGCCCATGTACCGTATCGTAACAGCATTAGCATCGCCGTTCACAATGGTGACGAACTTGCAAGAAGGTATTTGCCTGAGAGGAATATTCTGTCGTCAAGGGAGCACGGTGATGTGCTGCTACGGTTTAACCATGGACTTGATGTCCCTGGTGTCCCGTGAATTGGGATTCCGATACGACTTGTACGTGGTGAAAGACGGTCTGTTTGGGAAAAGGAATGGTAGAAGTGGTATGTGGAATGGTATAATGGGAGAGTTGGTCACTGGCAGGGCACAGTTGGCATTCGCGCCTCTGAGCGTGTCCGCTCATAGAGCTAAAGTGGTCGACTTCACCACACCTTACTACTTCAGCGGAGTGAGCTTTCTCACGGCGCCAAAACTCCAACCTGCGATATCGTTGTTCGCGTTTCTGTTTCCGTTCAGCACCGAGTTGTGGATCGCTGTCTTCACGTCCTTGAACTTTACTGCCATAGCAGTAGCACTGTACGAATGGTTCAGCCCATTCGGCTTGAACCCCTGGGGTAGACAACGAAGCAAAAACTTTTCTATCGCCTCTGCTTGGTGGGTGATGTGGGGTCTTTTATGCGGGCATCTGCTCGCCTTCAAAGCTCCCAAATCTTGGCCTAACAAGTTTCTGATTAACATCTGGGGCGGTTTCTCCGTCATATTCGTGGCCACGTATACGGCAAACATAGCTGCTCTGATAGCGGACTTGTTCTTTCATTCTGCAGTGAGCAGCAACTATCACGACAAAAGCGTGAGTAGCGACTGTTGGAACTAACCGAACGATAAGTCTTATCGCTAATTTGATCTACGGTAAACAAAAACAATTCGTGTTGTAGTTACTGTTGCAAAAGGTTGGCGCACCCAGGGCATCCGCGGCCGAGTACTATGTTCAGAAAGCAAATCCTGAACTGTGGTCGCACATGGCTCGGTACTCTTTATCGAACGTTGCAGAGGGAGTCGAGAGATTAAGGAATGGCAGTTTAGACATCCTTATAGCCGACACACCCATTCTGGACTTTTATCGGGCGACGGACGACGGTTGCCGTTTACAGAAGATAGGCGACACCATAAATGAGGACACGTACGCGGTTGCTCTCACGAAGGGACATCCTTTGAAAGAGAGTATATCAAAAGTAATAGCGAACTACACGAGCACCGGTTTACTAGACATCTTGCAAGAGAAATGGTAAACGTTCACACAAGCATTCTAGTTTACACAATGAGTCAAAGAATCATGTTTGTATACAGAGTTTTACATACAGTTTTCATTACAGGTACGGTGGTTTACCTTGCATCAGAGGAAGAAAAAGCATAGATACGGGTTTGGAGCATAAGCTAGGTGGTCAAGCTAGGCCCTTAGGCGTAGCATCCGTGGCTGGTGTATTTTGTCTGCTTGGTATGGGCGTAGTGCTCGGAACCATTATACTAGCCGGAGAACATTTATTCTACAAATACACGTTGCCAAGGCTGAGACACAAGCCAGAGCACTCTATATGGCGCAGCCGGAACGTGATGTTCTTCTCGCAGAAGCTGTACAGGTTTATCAACTGTGTGGAACTAGTGTCCCCTCACCATGCAGCGAGAGAGCTAGTGCACACTGTCAGACAGGGACAGATCGCGTCCCTGTTTCAGAAGAGCGTCAAACGAGTAAGTGGAttttgtgtttcacatgataatTTCTTCTTCCATCATATATCTACAAGGAAACCATGTTCTAGAAGGAACACGAACAGCGTCAGAGACGCAAGAGTAAAGCTCAGTTCTTCGAGATGATTCAGGAGATCCGAAGGTAAACATACTGATCACCTTGATCATGATATTCCTTTCAAAACCTGACACTGCTGACTATTATCTATTCGATAGAGTGCAACAGGAAGAAAAGACAGAGACAGCACCGGAGGAGCAGCAACAAAAATCCGTATCGACGCTCAAGAAAGAGGACAAGGGGACGATAAAGGGGCGAGAAAGAAGTCGAAGCAAAAGTCCCCTGATGCCCCATAGTCCAAAAAGATCTGAGAAGAGTAGAAGTTCGACCAATCTGTCGAGCTCCAGGCTGGGCTTGTCTCCGGTCAGTTTAGAAGCGCCAATGAAGCCCAGAGAGTTCACTCTGAGCAGTACGAACCTCCGAGCAAGAAGTCCCTTGGAAACGGTTGGTCGTCGACTGAGTCATGGTGATGGGGGTTCACCACCTCCGCGTTTAGGCTCTCACCTTGGTGGTAGTGCAACTTTGCGACCTCTGCCTCCGACTAGAAGCGATTCAGTTGGCACAGGCCCATCCGCGGCTAGAGTCGACCAACCCGGAGGAGGTGGAGCTCCGGCGACGACACCGAGGTACTCTCGCAGCCCAGCGAAACGTGGACAATCGTTCCCAGTGTTCGCGACCTTGAGGCTGCCGCCGAGTCATCACCAGTCGTCCAAGAGTCCGCCTCTCCCATTGACATCTGCCGTTGGCAGGAAACTGTCTCGGGATTGGGGTTCGGGCACTATCGACCTAACCAGGTCCTCCGAGACGGTCGCAGGTagtggtggcggtggcggtggcggtggcgggTCCACGTACACCTTGAATCAGGAGATGACGTTGTCGCTGGAACGGCCGTCGCACGAGAAGAAGATAATGATGCACGAGGTGGTCGGGTTGCAGGTCAAGAAGCCGACCGCCGAAGAAGTCGGCAACTTGCCGGTTAAGAAGACGATTGAGGAGGTTGGCTTGCCAATCAAGAAGCCGATACGACGGGCCAGAAGTCACGAGAACCGGGACACCGGCGGCAAACTGATGGGGGACTTACCTTCTCCTCGTTTCACCGCTCAACCGGTCGTCGGAGGCCGATCGGTAAGCGAACGAACCAAAAAACAATTAGAGTCCGAGCTGAAGGCGATCCTGACTGCTAGGCAACATCATCGCGATCTGCATCCTCCTTGATAGACGGTGCCCGACGGTTTCAGAATTCTTGCAAGCATCGGGCGCTTCGGGGATGATCGTTGCCTCTGAGGGGCTTTGATTGATTTAAGCAATATCAGAGATTTATAGGTCAATTTGTAGAGGAATCCGACAATTTAAACAAAAggcaaaaacaacaaaaaaagcgtttaaaagcaaaaaaaaaagaaaaccatACGTACACACACATAGGCACTCTCCAGCAGTACTCTGGGGGTTCGGGGTCTTTAAGGGGTGGGAAGGGTTGTGTAATAACAAGGCAGACAAGAGATTTAACGGCGAACGAGGGAAAATCTCTTTATCTGTTCAGCGTTGTTGCGTACAttgataaattataaattaggaTACGTTGGTTAAAgacagaagaaaaaaaaagtaagCAGGAGAGCAAAAAATACAGCGTGCTATAAACATTAGTAGAGATGTCTTAACGAGTAGCGGAAAATACTTGCAACCGAGTACTAAAATATTTTCTTGTTGGCATTTGAACTCTACGGATTAACCCGTCAGCCTGGGCGAGTCTTTCCTCGTTACAACAcgatatgtattatataaacgTAGACGACATTCCGCACTGCCGTGTATTTTCTTGACTTTCTTTCTAATCTACGTTTCCGTTCACGTTGCGTAACGCGGGCTCaattacatttttaaaaatCATGATCGTTGTTTCGTTTCCGCAACATTTGCGGCACACACGTTCCTCGATCATCATGCATCACGATCATTCAAACGAAGAAAGGGAGGGGTGCGCGGgtgggtgtgtgtgtgtgtgtgtgtgtgtgtgtgtgtgtgtgtgtgtgtgatcatgcgtgcgtgcgtgcgtgttaTTACAAATCATGATAGAATCGAAAAGAACGATTTCTCGTACGCGGAAATTTGTTTCCAGAAAAATCAGCTTCGAGAACGTGTTCTGAATTCGAGTATCCACTTACTTAATTCGGATTTGAACGCTCGAATCTGAGGTCAGATTCAAGTTCGGATATTCGAATATTCGGATATTGAATGTAGATCCGAGTATCCGAATATATTCCTCTTTTTAGGACATTGAACTTGTTCCGGTTGCAATGCGATTTTTGCAAAACACATTTGTACATACTCATGGAGATATCTAGCCCGCTGAAGGGCTGCTTTTATCCACGCACTGATAGAAAACACCAAATAACAAAATTGTTCAAGCTAAGACACTGATTGACGTTCGGGAATATTTTGCTGAATCGGATAATATTGCATCGCATACTGCCACTTTATCGTTAGTACGGTATCTCGGAGGGAGGGAGACTCGCTCAACGGACTCTCGGCACAAATGACCATTAATTACGAATGGACGCTCATAATGTCGTCTATGTCCCTACTCTGACGCTTTGTAAAGGGGTGCGATAGCGTTCTAAAGAAACGAGGAGAAATTCGAACGTGTATCATTTTTGTACCGATCGTGGGAAATCCCCAATAAGCAAACccttaaaaaaaaattcgaagTGTCACGAAAAAGCAAGCAAAGAATAGGAAAACCATAACATAATATTGTGAGTTTGCTGTATTCGTTGATGAAGCGTGGTATTACCCTTGATCGGTTCTTTAGACTGATAAGGGATGAGATTTGTCCCAGGAATTGCGCAAGACATCGTTTTCGGAATTGAAAAATGATGGGAAGAAAGAGGAAACAGAgagattttatttataatagtgCACGAATATTGCATAGAC
This genomic stretch from Megalopta genalis isolate 19385.01 chromosome 5, iyMegGena1_principal, whole genome shotgun sequence harbors:
- the aux gene encoding cyclin-G-associated kinase, which encodes MSDYLRSALGYLNGANTNEYVGQILEINNVKLRVTRLLAEGGWALVFAVEDVNTGKEYALKRLIAVDEDANKTIMQEIETLKRLTGHQNVIQYLYAQRLEREDRKGYEYLLVTEYCPGGTVADILRNLASNPLSVAQICRIVYQATRAVHHMHNQQPEPFVHRDIKLENFLVGSDGLIKLCDFGSTSTQQILPNPSWNAQKRATLEDQMAKYTTPMYRAPEMMDTWNNEPIGPPVDCWALGCILYTLVTLKHPFPEGNKLAIVNGKYPPLPPNPRLNCFYDIVKGCLEISPVKRLTTSMILERLAAIAESNNFDPREPPKIEVVAKSPPPPRPAPPPNTPTPPPRPSPPVNAPPARPAPAQVIMAKMSVAQPTTGLFSSLKGGAGSLLRNLKDTSSKMMHTVQQSMARTELDASYLTSRILIMPYPADGIESAYRANHVEDVRAFLQARHPPPARIQLYNLSRGRPNVSRLPGRHIDCSFAYASSDSNAPLLSALYQICQDIYQYLKADFNHVVVLYCTDGYRASATIACTLLIYARALTTPEEAIALFTTRRCQPPQLQPSELRSISYMSLLSGGVHPHTKPLALRSLIIQPVPLFTRAKDGCRPYIDIYSNGALVFSTKRPEYEEMRLFGMMEGKVPLTLGNAMVRGDFTIVLYHARQQLGRVIGIKIASLHFHTGYIPPTENTLTFLKIDLDDAPDVGGKFRVMLNITVAEENSKLTRVLAPWEAELATSRPEPDPLFGSTLEMEETLENFRTAKPAEEVGKELPTAPVAIETSNNVNVPEEIPLNKEEDVEEEAKEEDELQEADLLNLGIPETSTLNTPRQASAAATPGLDIFSNSSQNDNDLLAGFGVFAQQETENTVPTISDPAQDDLLFGHGHQPTKNDNTNNNMNDLLFNQSQSTVKQEVNDFLFDPLAGNATANNLLGGGMQNVKSNPARSPNVEENFPRNSSVPNFAATQNKDPFANLANSLGAGLTSSWNGTPRNSNTPLSASPAPASTPIHSSPNTHKSNVTGETNTADNNGSSSGNKPAKSGDAFEDLLGSQGYNFFSSRKAEKDSPKTINQMRKVEAAKTMDPDRLKIAEWTEGKKGNLRALLCSMHTVLWPEADRWQRCEMHQLVSAADVKKAYRKACLAVHPDKQAGTANENIAKLIFMELNNAWSAFENDASQQNLFS
- the LOC117226783 gene encoding uncharacterized protein LOC117226783, whose translation is MFGSSWKRAFLFLLSVSYCSIVLCGTNVTRTARAYRGRLQSPHLSWRVVLCVTQPQSSYKSDIQKAWEKAKLQSSHVDMNLSYMEDSPKTESPTYPLSFLNKFCTDIKGGKTVLSLIIGGGSAARFLVTAAAALNLPTLWMPFSHEDYLQQGNLALYESRIGSSTREVGAAAAALMHRANWHAFTLLIDTTLLPVSHLLQSNQPTLTPRTIIHLPTNDKTLRMRLRRVAEEGGTGGVIVMGCDLNNARRILAAAGKFEMLGGRFLWLWLDLKVELRPNEPNIISSHIIHNSRAAIATNENPVPIENTNRNTHLVAETQLAMNALPSLANDIQKLQEYRWQNDQSSAFKQEDKAFGFDDDDEIFVATDKELNSKVFMPVGMLALRPSNIKLMGSDTILSRMMRETFQALDETFFEMKSKLSTLRESQLNDNFIPECFPGSRAKFLNSEVRRNVSKTLTRKLRLSVGQMSKDKAKFHLLNLQAIRFPGNKTQLRWTKVGTVKGGKEVYLDSIIWPGGGIVPAYLEQGGEKIGMPMYRIVTALASPFTMVTNLQEGICLRGIFCRQGSTVMCCYGLTMDLMSLVSRELGFRYDLYVVKDGLFGKRNGRSGMWNGIMGELVTGRAQLAFAPLSVSAHRAKVVDFTTPYYFSGVSFLTAPKLQPAISLFAFLFPFSTELWIAVFTSLNFTAIAVALYEWFSPFGLNPWGRQRSKNFSIASAWWVMWGLLCGHLLAFKAPKSWPNKFLINIWGGFSVIFVATYTANIAALIADLFFHSAVSSNYHDKSLLLQKVGAPRASAAEYYVQKANPELWSHMARYSLSNVAEGVERLRNGSLDILIADTPILDFYRATDDGCRLQKIGDTINEDTYAVALTKGHPLKESISKVIANYTSTGLLDILQEKWYGGLPCIRGRKSIDTGLEHKLGGQARPLGVASVAGVFCLLGMGVVLGTIILAGEHLFYKYTLPRLRHKPEHSIWRSRNVMFFSQKLYRFINCVELVSPHHAARELVHTVRQGQIASLFQKSVKREHEQRQRRKSKAQFFEMIQEIRRVQQEEKTETAPEEQQQKSVSTLKKEDKGTIKGRERSRSKSPLMPHSPKRSEKSRSSTNLSSSRLGLSPVSLEAPMKPREFTLSSTNLRARSPLETVGRRLSHGDGGSPPPRLGSHLGGSATLRPLPPTRSDSVGTGPSAARVDQPGGGGAPATTPRYSRSPAKRGQSFPVFATLRLPPSHHQSSKSPPLPLTSAVGRKLSRDWGSGTIDLTRSSETVAGSGGGGGGGGGSTYTLNQEMTLSLERPSHEKKIMMHEVVGLQVKKPTAEEVGNLPVKKTIEEVGLPIKKPIRRARSHENRDTGGKLMGDLPSPRFTAQPVVGGRSVSERTKKQLESELKAILTARQHHRDLHPPLGTQSAIKCSRVSRDSRIPGYQYLHHGNSSVNRTMRCEKSTGIGGSKVRRKWVVRKVQSQRACDTITTWFIEQNYDRSAASTSPLLIFSTSRKFTRATRVSLIILVSVCRRRACLGFLVIHFILMDEVKRDCLNRKEARSSFHYQTLGTSLPFMASDDKDLEGMDKHEDLGDMTFHMTSYIKDAMKMMFIMRTHHMLTDVVLEVGSELFHAHKVILAAASPYFKAMFTGGLKESEMNRVKLQGVCPTAMARLMFFMYTGQIRVTEVTVCSLLSAATMFQVSNVIEACCAFLEKQLDPTNAIGIANFAEQHNCQSLHQKANQFIVQHFSQICQEEEFLQLSAIQLIALVRKDELNVQEEREVYNAVLKWVKYNEEARGNKMEHILHAVRCQYLTPNFLREQMKNCDVLKKVPACKEYLAQIFKDLTLHKKPIVKERTPNTRRVIYIAGGFLKHSLDVLEGYNADEKTWSQHAKLVVPRSGLGGAFLKGMFYAVGGRNNSPESRYDSDWVDRYNPVTDQWRACSPMSVPRNRVGVAVMDGLLYAVGGSAGAEYHSSVECYDPDLDAWNNVKSMHIKRLGVGAAVVNRLLYAIGGFDGTNRLSSVECYHPENDEWTMVSPMKCSRSGAGVASLGQFIYVVGGYDGTRQLNSVERYDTEKDMWEFVSSVTIARSALSVTVLDGKLYAMGGYDGEHFLSIVEIYNPGEDVWEQGEPMTSGRSGHASAVSYHQCPIHCDHLDHAIALEKPPS